Within the Micromonospora citrea genome, the region GCGCGCACCGTCGAGTCCGCCGAGGTGACTCCGGCCCAGGCCAAGAAGATCCTGCGGGCGCTCTCCGAGGCGGGAGTGACCGTGGTGGTGGACGGCTCGGCGAGCACTCGCCGGCGCGTCGCCGCCGCCCGCTCGGCCACTCCGGCGTCCCGGGCCACCACCGCCAAGACGACCAAGAAGGCCGCCGCGCCCGCCCCGAAGCAGGCGCCCGCCGCCGACGAGGCCCCCGCGCCCGCCCCGCGCAAGGTCGCCGCCCGCAAGGCCGGCACCACCGCCGAGGTGGCCGCCAAGGCCGCGGCCCCCGCCAAGGCGACCAAGTCGACCCGGGCCACCAAGGCCACGGTCGCCGCAGCCGCCGGCGCCAAGCCGGCCAAGGCCGCCGGCAAGGCCAAGGGCGAGGGCGCCGAGGGCGACATCGACCCGGAGGAGCTGGCCGCCGAGATCGAGGACGTGGTCGTCGAGGAGCCGGCGGAGCTGACCCAGGCCGCCGAGACCGACGCCGCCAACTCGGCCAGCGACAACGACTTCGAGTGGGACGACGAGGAGTCCGAGGCGCTCAAGCAGGCGCGCCGCGACGCCGAGCTGACCGCCTCGGCCGACTCGGTCCGGGCCTACCTCAAGCAGATCGGCAAGGTCCCGCTGCTCAACGCCGAGCAGGAGGTGGAGCTCGCCAAGCGGATCGAGGCCGGGCTCTACGCCGCCGAGCGGCTGCGCGCCGCGGACGAGGGCGAGGAGAAGCTGACCCGCGACATGCAGCGGGACCTGCTCTGGATCTCCCGCGACGGCGAGCGTGCCAAGAACCACCTGCTGGAGGCCAACCTCCGGCTGGTCGTCTCGCTGGCCAAGCGCTACACCGGCCGCGGCATGGCCTTCCTCGACCTGATCCAGGAGGGCAACCTCGGCCTGATCCGCGCGGTCGAGAA harbors:
- a CDS encoding RNA polymerase sigma factor; translation: MTEPRQTGADVRSLTDTLIAHAQSAGGQLTSAQLARTVESAEVTPAQAKKILRALSEAGVTVVVDGSASTRRRVAAARSATPASRATTAKTTKKAAAPAPKQAPAADEAPAPAPRKVAARKAGTTAEVAAKAAAPAKATKSTRATKATVAAAAGAKPAKAAGKAKGEGAEGDIDPEELAAEIEDVVVEEPAELTQAAETDAANSASDNDFEWDDEESEALKQARRDAELTASADSVRAYLKQIGKVPLLNAEQEVELAKRIEAGLYAAERLRAADEGEEKLTRDMQRDLLWISRDGERAKNHLLEANLRLVVSLAKRYTGRGMAFLDLIQEGNLGLIRAVEKFDYTKGYKFSTYATWWIRQAITRAMADQARTIRIPVHMVEVINKLGRIQRELLQDLGREPTPEELAKEMDITPEKVLEIQQYAREPISLDQTIGDEGDSQLGDFIEDSEAVVAVDAVSFSLLQDQLQQVLQTLSEREAGVVRLRFGLTDGQPRTLDEIGQVYGVTRERIRQIESKTMSKLRHPSRSQVLRDYLD